One stretch of Corynebacterium auriscanis DNA includes these proteins:
- a CDS encoding GTP pyrophosphokinase, protein MSQRNDDSTLAAYDSWRLNNPYAANKLREKVIDALDDAGLAFDQVAVRVKDRDSFAAKLRNSAYPEYVDLDSAYDILGVRVIAYHSSEIPQLKQALGEVFTIEQEVDKAAETARAGRFGYASQHLIARDGNSLVEIQLRTVLQHAWAEFEHDIRYKNHVNDPEVDRAFTLAAGLIELADEQFDKIAEFMESGVQTDTKGEEDKITADTLPRELTLIAGDKYPTSRVEYYNYAVDMLHAHGITTYKQLRALMRNLDKLQAAMNYPYRPGQVRLIDDMLLYTFGRDHIRKTVHIGENAGSRPGRLGSRWQKLDQKTLPGNSIGAQDKKPQN, encoded by the coding sequence TTGTCACAGCGCAACGACGATTCAACCCTCGCTGCCTACGACTCATGGCGGTTAAATAACCCCTATGCCGCCAACAAGTTGCGGGAAAAGGTTATTGACGCCCTCGATGATGCCGGCTTGGCCTTTGACCAGGTAGCCGTTCGAGTGAAAGACCGGGATAGCTTCGCAGCCAAGCTTCGCAACTCCGCATATCCCGAATACGTGGATTTGGATAGTGCATACGACATTCTCGGCGTACGCGTGATTGCCTATCACTCTTCGGAGATCCCCCAGCTCAAGCAAGCTCTCGGTGAAGTTTTCACCATTGAGCAAGAAGTGGATAAGGCCGCGGAAACGGCGCGTGCAGGCCGGTTTGGTTATGCCTCGCAGCACTTGATCGCCCGCGATGGGAACAGCCTGGTGGAGATTCAGCTGCGCACGGTGCTGCAGCACGCGTGGGCAGAGTTCGAACACGACATTCGCTACAAGAACCACGTCAACGATCCGGAAGTCGACCGAGCGTTCACGCTGGCGGCGGGATTAATCGAATTAGCGGATGAGCAATTCGACAAGATTGCCGAATTCATGGAAAGTGGCGTGCAAACGGATACCAAGGGCGAAGAGGACAAGATCACCGCTGATACCTTGCCTCGCGAGCTCACCCTCATAGCCGGAGATAAGTACCCCACCAGTCGCGTGGAGTACTACAACTACGCGGTGGACATGCTGCACGCCCACGGAATTACCACCTATAAACAGCTACGCGCGTTGATGCGCAACTTGGACAAGCTACAGGCGGCGATGAATTACCCGTACCGTCCGGGACAAGTGCGCCTCATCGACGATATGTTGCTGTACACCTTTGGTCGGGATCACATTCGCAAGACTGTACACATTGGAGAAAACGCGGGTTCGCGCCCAGGGCGGCTGGGTAGTCGCTGGCAGAAGCTGGATCAGAAAACACTACCGGGTAATTCCATTGGCGCCCAAGACAAGAAACCACAGAATTAG
- a CDS encoding RNA-binding S4 domain-containing protein, with the protein MTADTEAPKKVRIDAWVWSVRLFKTRSQAAQACRAGHVKINGEAVKPAQAVEVGDDVRVWVNHRERIVRVRTLSAKRVGADVAREAYEDHTPEQVTPMMPRRDRGAGRPTKRERRQLERFKRGML; encoded by the coding sequence TTGACTGCCGATACGGAAGCGCCCAAGAAGGTGCGCATCGATGCTTGGGTGTGGTCAGTGCGTTTATTTAAGACCCGCTCGCAGGCAGCACAAGCGTGTCGCGCTGGGCACGTAAAGATTAATGGTGAAGCGGTGAAGCCCGCCCAGGCGGTAGAGGTGGGCGATGATGTGCGCGTGTGGGTGAACCACCGGGAGCGGATCGTGAGAGTACGCACACTATCGGCCAAAAGGGTGGGGGCGGATGTCGCTCGTGAGGCCTATGAGGACCACACACCGGAGCAGGTTACGCCCATGATGCCGCGCCGCGATCGGGGTGCGGGGCGGCCAACTAAACGCGAGCGACGTCAGTTGGAGCGCTTTAAGCGGGGGATGCTGTAA
- a CDS encoding IMPACT family protein, with amino-acid sequence MPTNTEDYLCPAAHSGDVAAQAEIEIKRSQFIGLAARTPTEEAARDFIAHIRSQYPDARHHCSAYIIHQEGAQPVERSSDDGEPSGTAGKPMLEVLRGIEDITVVVVRYFGGVLLGTGGLVRAYQDGTRRALGELSLVRRRQRQLFRFQLGHADAGRVEADIRAAGFDVKDVEYGTEVTMSVASDDGDGLASRVAALTGGQVEVEHLGSVWVESPHAQ; translated from the coding sequence ATGCCGACCAATACCGAAGACTACCTTTGCCCTGCTGCGCACTCGGGTGACGTGGCTGCGCAGGCCGAGATCGAAATCAAACGCTCCCAATTCATCGGTTTGGCCGCCCGCACACCGACGGAAGAGGCCGCCCGCGATTTCATTGCGCATATACGCTCGCAATACCCCGACGCCCGCCATCATTGCAGCGCGTACATCATTCACCAGGAGGGCGCTCAGCCGGTAGAGCGTTCCAGCGATGATGGCGAACCCTCGGGTACCGCGGGCAAGCCGATGCTCGAGGTCTTGCGCGGTATCGAGGACATCACGGTGGTTGTGGTGCGCTACTTCGGTGGTGTGCTGCTGGGCACCGGCGGGCTTGTTCGTGCGTATCAGGACGGCACTCGGCGGGCTCTCGGGGAGCTTTCTTTGGTTCGACGCCGCCAGCGTCAGCTCTTCCGATTCCAACTCGGCCACGCGGATGCCGGCCGAGTGGAAGCCGATATCCGCGCTGCGGGGTTTGACGTGAAAGACGTGGAGTATGGGACCGAGGTCACCATGTCCGTGGCTTCGGATGACGGAGACGGGTTGGCCAGCAGGGTAGCGGCGCTCACTGGTGGCCAAGTCGAGGTCGAACACCTCGGTTCGGTGTGGGTAGAATCGCCCCATGCTCAATAA
- a CDS encoding BRCT domain-containing protein: protein MHARGADVSIDTQRISITRSPLGASLWQDETIAVEDLLGWNRQAPDGTSPGFIELLVGKDGLFTDATTLNFSPADEQDFVDIDRALTNVQAGYPLDGGAGESGAASDKNPASSDKPEQQAQSPTISDADWVTEAGQGQLAFDIDGGADEAAVQGSGKSGGAKRGPAPWAAVATPDEVPETNEQADIDNPVYGQVVCVTGDVEPYDKGQIWDMIAGAGGEVGKNVTKKTTMLIIGEWATTTSKEKRARELIGKGQEIQLVSLKEFLTMVGAE from the coding sequence ATGCATGCCCGCGGCGCCGACGTTTCCATTGATACCCAGCGCATCTCCATCACGCGCTCGCCATTGGGCGCCAGCTTGTGGCAGGACGAAACCATTGCGGTGGAGGACCTGCTGGGATGGAACAGGCAAGCCCCCGATGGCACCTCCCCTGGTTTCATCGAATTGCTGGTGGGTAAGGATGGTCTTTTTACCGACGCCACCACGCTGAATTTTTCTCCCGCCGATGAGCAGGATTTCGTGGACATCGACCGCGCTCTCACGAACGTGCAAGCCGGGTACCCCTTGGACGGAGGGGCTGGGGAGTCCGGGGCGGCGTCGGACAAAAATCCAGCGAGTAGCGACAAGCCTGAGCAACAGGCCCAGTCTCCGACCATCAGCGATGCAGATTGGGTGACAGAAGCCGGGCAGGGGCAGTTGGCATTCGACATCGACGGTGGCGCGGATGAGGCGGCAGTGCAGGGGTCCGGAAAGTCGGGTGGAGCCAAACGCGGACCGGCACCGTGGGCCGCGGTGGCTACCCCGGATGAAGTGCCGGAGACTAACGAGCAGGCCGATATCGACAATCCTGTGTACGGCCAGGTCGTGTGTGTCACTGGCGACGTGGAGCCATACGACAAGGGCCAGATTTGGGACATGATTGCCGGGGCCGGTGGCGAGGTCGGCAAGAATGTGACGAAGAAAACCACGATGCTGATCATCGGCGAGTGGGCGACGACAACCAGTAAGGAAAAGCGGGCGCGCGAATTGATTGGCAAGGGCCAAGAGATTCAGCTGGTTTCCCTGAAGGAGTTCCTGACGATGGTGGGTGCTGAGTAG
- the treZ gene encoding malto-oligosyltrehalose trehalohydrolase: MDEAMIAGVHDTPANKNTYCVWAPRAGEMQLVVNGEKHPMTRDGEWFTSDVAPQVGDHYGFSIDGGDPIGDPCSRRQPDGIHGLSEHWEIDQPRSPINTKLAGQVLYELHVGTFTPDGTLDSAIEKLDYLAELGVTAVELMPVQPFGGARNWGYDGVYWHAVSEVYGGPDALVRFVDAAHDRGLAVILDVVYNHFGPDGAYGNLFGPYTAGGSTGWGEVVNLQGHGSDGVRKYILEAVRQWTQDFGIDGLRLDAVHAFDDTGAYSITEQIRDAAAPSFVIAETDQNDPKYTQQFGIAQWDDDIHHAIHAAVSGETHGYYADFGSAEVVAETLKNGFWHDGKYSTFRGRTHGRALHFGDGETTEHESNTHESNTEVVQRHQLVTYTTTHDQTGNRARGDRPSMNLTGPQQVLKAALVLISPYTPMLFMGEEWGASTPFAFFVNHENLELNDATRAGRLREFARMGWAPEEVPDPAAVETFEASKLKWEERLDGDHARIAEAYRDLIAMRAQLGIVDAEVVEAAHGEGWVRMGYATEAYVVTVSANLSDATRLPTDGPELGPWEVRIDVDARDAEGENYGGDEEAGRDEGEGEAAR, from the coding sequence ATGGACGAAGCCATGATTGCAGGCGTGCACGATACCCCAGCAAACAAGAACACCTACTGCGTATGGGCTCCCCGCGCAGGTGAAATGCAGCTGGTGGTCAACGGGGAAAAACACCCCATGACCCGTGACGGGGAATGGTTCACCAGCGACGTTGCGCCACAGGTGGGTGATCACTACGGATTCAGTATCGACGGTGGGGATCCCATTGGTGATCCATGCTCGCGCCGCCAGCCCGACGGTATTCACGGGTTGTCGGAGCATTGGGAGATCGATCAGCCACGCTCCCCGATCAACACCAAACTGGCCGGGCAGGTACTATACGAACTCCACGTGGGCACGTTCACACCCGATGGCACATTGGATTCTGCGATTGAGAAGCTGGATTACCTGGCCGAGTTGGGCGTTACTGCCGTGGAGTTGATGCCCGTGCAGCCGTTTGGTGGCGCACGGAACTGGGGTTACGACGGGGTTTACTGGCACGCCGTCTCGGAGGTTTACGGTGGGCCGGACGCACTGGTTCGGTTTGTCGACGCCGCGCACGACCGTGGCCTCGCCGTCATCTTGGATGTCGTATACAACCACTTTGGACCGGACGGGGCATACGGGAACCTGTTTGGACCATACACCGCGGGTGGTTCGACCGGATGGGGCGAAGTCGTGAACCTGCAGGGTCACGGATCCGATGGTGTACGTAAATACATCTTGGAAGCTGTGCGCCAATGGACACAGGATTTCGGTATCGACGGATTGCGGTTGGACGCAGTGCATGCGTTTGATGACACGGGAGCTTACAGCATCACCGAACAGATCCGTGATGCCGCGGCGCCGAGTTTTGTTATTGCAGAAACCGATCAAAACGATCCGAAGTACACCCAGCAGTTCGGTATTGCCCAGTGGGATGACGATATTCACCATGCTATCCACGCAGCGGTATCTGGAGAGACCCATGGCTACTACGCAGATTTCGGCAGCGCGGAAGTGGTGGCGGAAACCCTGAAGAACGGGTTCTGGCACGACGGCAAGTACTCCACGTTCCGCGGACGCACGCATGGCCGGGCTCTTCACTTTGGGGATGGGGAAACCACCGAGCATGAAAGCAATACTCATGAAAGCAATACTGAGGTCGTGCAGCGCCACCAGCTGGTGACCTACACCACCACTCACGACCAAACCGGTAATCGTGCCCGAGGCGATCGGCCTAGCATGAACCTCACCGGACCACAGCAGGTTCTCAAGGCCGCTCTCGTGTTGATCAGCCCATACACCCCCATGCTGTTCATGGGTGAAGAATGGGGCGCCTCCACGCCTTTCGCGTTCTTCGTCAACCATGAAAACCTGGAACTCAACGATGCTACCCGCGCCGGGCGGCTCCGCGAGTTTGCACGTATGGGCTGGGCCCCCGAGGAGGTGCCGGATCCCGCGGCGGTGGAGACTTTCGAGGCGTCGAAACTGAAGTGGGAAGAACGGCTCGACGGCGACCATGCCCGCATCGCCGAGGCTTACCGCGACCTGATTGCCATGCGCGCGCAGCTGGGGATCGTCGATGCCGAGGTGGTCGAGGCCGCTCACGGCGAAGGCTGGGTGCGCATGGGGTATGCAACCGAGGCTTATGTGGTCACAGTATCGGCCAATTTATCCGACGCCACGCGCCTGCCCACCGACGGTCCAGAATTAGGACCATGGGAGGTGCGCATCGACGTGGATGCACGCGATGCTGAAGGCGAGAACTATGGGGGCGATGAGGAAGCCGGAAGAGATGAAGGCGAAGGGGAAGCCGCACGCTAA
- the treY gene encoding malto-oligosyltrehalose synthase codes for MSATYRLQLRGPGNSPAEAFTFADATACVPYLARLGVTHLYLSPIMTAPVESTHGYDVTDPTQINPELGGIEGFRELAETAHGAGLKVLIDIVPNHVGVDTPRLNPWWWDVLARGKNSEFANYFDIDFSADNGADGRIGLPVLGSAQDVAALQVEGDELVYYDHRFPIAEGTNYGTPQDIHDRQHYKLMFWRDGIISYRRFFSINGLAGIRQEDPVVFEHWHRILNQLLAADLVDGVRVDHPDGLANPFQYLKKLRKLIGKDRWLLVEKILGVDEPLDPRLTVDGTTGYDALREFDGVFVHRPSEAILGDLAEQHTGTRWNAEDFAAAENQLKKVAATDELGAEIRRLAAAVRTDNWSTAGESVSDEELQEVLVELIAAMPVYRADYESLSRVTSTVIAEKMMQRPEWQDALDLVATALISRSEANTRFAQVCGAVMAKGVEDTAFYRGSRLVSLQEVGGAPGRFGVSPAEFHLLQAERARLWPQAMTTLTTHDTKRGEDVRSRISSLTEFPEEFAALVKKIPYTDGVTCHFLLQNMIGVWPATGEVTDQLRSRLHDYAMKAMREAGVHTTWYDVNEEFEDSIHAWIDDVCDNYADELGEFAELIDEASITIANSKKVLQLLAPGIPDIYQGTEILTDHLVDPDNRRPVDFRALEDALERVGRGDIRSRDDERMHLVTTALRVRKQFQVDHAKYLPVMAAGQYERHLLGMLRGEDVMVLVTRRPRTLPDWADTTVTLPEGMWEEQLGGGMFEGTVKLSTLFKTRPQAILTRAGS; via the coding sequence ATGTCCGCGACTTACCGCCTTCAACTTCGTGGCCCCGGGAACTCTCCTGCCGAGGCCTTTACTTTTGCCGACGCCACCGCGTGCGTCCCCTACCTCGCCCGATTAGGGGTGACTCACCTGTACCTGTCACCGATCATGACAGCCCCCGTGGAATCGACCCACGGCTATGACGTCACGGATCCCACGCAGATCAACCCGGAGCTCGGTGGGATAGAGGGCTTCCGCGAACTGGCTGAGACAGCCCACGGCGCGGGCCTGAAGGTGCTGATCGACATCGTGCCGAACCACGTTGGGGTGGATACACCACGGTTGAACCCGTGGTGGTGGGATGTACTGGCGCGTGGAAAGAATTCCGAGTTTGCCAACTACTTCGATATCGATTTCTCCGCCGATAATGGCGCCGACGGTCGAATTGGTCTGCCCGTATTGGGAAGCGCGCAAGATGTGGCAGCACTGCAGGTGGAAGGTGATGAGCTGGTTTATTATGACCACCGGTTCCCCATCGCTGAGGGCACGAACTACGGCACGCCGCAGGACATCCACGATCGACAACACTACAAGCTGATGTTCTGGCGCGATGGCATCATCAGCTACCGTCGCTTTTTCAGTATCAATGGCCTAGCCGGAATCCGACAGGAAGATCCAGTGGTCTTCGAGCACTGGCACCGCATTCTCAATCAGTTGCTGGCTGCCGACTTGGTGGACGGTGTGCGCGTGGATCACCCTGATGGTTTGGCCAATCCGTTCCAGTATTTAAAGAAGCTGCGCAAGCTCATCGGGAAAGACCGCTGGTTGTTGGTGGAGAAAATCCTGGGCGTTGATGAGCCCTTGGATCCGCGCCTGACGGTCGATGGCACCACGGGCTATGATGCGTTGCGGGAATTCGATGGCGTGTTCGTCCACCGCCCCTCCGAAGCCATCTTGGGTGACCTTGCCGAGCAGCACACGGGCACCAGGTGGAATGCCGAAGATTTTGCCGCTGCCGAAAACCAGCTGAAAAAAGTCGCGGCAACAGACGAGTTGGGAGCGGAAATCCGGCGCTTGGCGGCGGCTGTGCGCACCGACAACTGGTCCACCGCGGGTGAGAGCGTATCGGATGAGGAACTGCAGGAAGTCCTCGTAGAGTTGATCGCCGCGATGCCGGTATACCGCGCGGATTACGAATCCTTATCGCGGGTCACCAGCACAGTTATCGCGGAAAAAATGATGCAGCGCCCTGAATGGCAAGATGCCCTGGATCTGGTTGCTACCGCCCTGATTTCCCGCTCCGAGGCAAACACGCGCTTCGCGCAGGTGTGTGGCGCTGTGATGGCCAAGGGTGTGGAGGATACTGCGTTTTATCGCGGTTCGCGCCTGGTTAGCTTGCAGGAAGTAGGCGGCGCGCCGGGTCGTTTCGGAGTGTCGCCCGCGGAGTTCCATTTGTTGCAGGCCGAACGTGCACGGTTGTGGCCACAGGCGATGACCACGCTGACCACGCACGATACAAAACGTGGTGAGGACGTGCGAAGCCGGATTAGTAGCTTGACCGAATTCCCCGAGGAATTCGCAGCGCTGGTGAAAAAAATCCCTTATACAGACGGTGTGACCTGCCACTTCCTCTTGCAGAACATGATCGGTGTGTGGCCTGCCACCGGGGAGGTTACGGACCAGCTGCGTTCCCGGTTACACGATTACGCCATGAAGGCTATGCGGGAAGCTGGTGTGCACACCACGTGGTACGACGTGAACGAGGAATTCGAGGATTCCATTCATGCGTGGATCGACGACGTATGCGACAACTATGCGGATGAACTAGGAGAATTCGCGGAGCTGATCGACGAAGCCTCCATCACCATCGCCAACAGCAAAAAAGTGCTCCAGTTGCTGGCCCCCGGCATTCCGGATATTTACCAAGGTACCGAGATCCTCACCGATCACCTGGTGGATCCCGATAACCGTCGCCCCGTGGACTTCCGTGCATTGGAAGACGCGCTGGAGCGCGTGGGCCGCGGGGATATTCGCTCCCGTGATGATGAACGGATGCACCTGGTGACGACCGCACTACGTGTGCGCAAACAGTTCCAAGTGGATCACGCCAAGTATCTGCCCGTGATGGCCGCGGGCCAGTATGAGCGCCATTTATTGGGCATGCTCCGCGGTGAAGACGTCATGGTACTGGTGACTCGTCGCCCACGCACGCTGCCGGATTGGGCGGATACCACCGTCACCCTGCCGGAGGGTATGTGGGAGGAGCAACTTGGCGGCGGAATGTTTGAAGGTACGGTGAAGCTATCAACGTTATTTAAAACCCGCCCGCAGGCGATCCTCACGCGCGCGGGTAGTTAA